One region of Pyramidobacter sp. YE332 genomic DNA includes:
- a CDS encoding amidohydrolase → MNRIPIEDEIAALRRDLHRHPELSGQETRTAGLVAAELERLGLTVIRAPEKGNSLLGVLDTGRAGKTLALRADMDALPLQENACNLKGAKAVVSEIDGAAHMCGHDFHTAGMLAAARRLTAIKEQLAGRVIFCFESGEEMGLGDDARALLAELKPVDAIFGVHVQAAFPCGAVVVIDGSCTAGCETFAVKVRGKSAHGATPHLGLDPINCAAQILCGANSIISRRVNAREAAVLTVCNFHGGSTWNRIPDECRMEGSLRFFSEQVGRDLHALLEQTAAGTAAANGCTAEVHWRNWCPPSVNDVALAALARRAAEEIGAEVIAGESWMASETFARYREIGPEVLAFVGCANPDTGCGAPQHSDQFDADEDCLAVSAALTVQFAQEFLGEA, encoded by the coding sequence ATGAACCGTATTCCGATAGAAGACGAGATCGCGGCGCTGCGGCGCGATCTGCACCGTCATCCCGAGCTGAGCGGGCAGGAGACGCGCACGGCGGGGCTTGTCGCCGCCGAACTGGAACGGCTGGGGCTGACGGTGATCCGCGCGCCAGAAAAGGGCAACAGCCTGCTGGGCGTGCTGGACACGGGACGCGCCGGCAAGACGCTGGCGCTGCGCGCCGACATGGACGCGCTGCCGCTGCAGGAGAACGCCTGCAACCTGAAAGGGGCAAAAGCGGTCGTCTCCGAAATCGACGGCGCGGCGCACATGTGCGGGCACGACTTCCACACCGCGGGCATGCTGGCGGCGGCGCGGCGGCTGACGGCAATCAAAGAACAACTGGCCGGGCGCGTAATTTTCTGCTTCGAGTCGGGCGAGGAGATGGGCCTGGGCGACGACGCGCGCGCCCTGCTGGCGGAGCTGAAGCCGGTGGACGCGATTTTCGGCGTCCACGTGCAGGCCGCTTTCCCCTGCGGCGCCGTGGTTGTGATCGACGGATCCTGCACGGCGGGCTGCGAGACGTTCGCCGTTAAGGTTCGGGGCAAAAGCGCGCACGGCGCCACGCCGCACCTCGGGCTCGACCCGATCAACTGCGCCGCGCAGATCCTCTGCGGGGCCAATTCGATCATCTCGCGCCGCGTCAACGCCCGCGAGGCGGCGGTGCTGACGGTGTGCAACTTTCACGGCGGCTCGACGTGGAACCGCATTCCCGACGAGTGCCGCATGGAAGGCAGCCTGCGCTTTTTCAGCGAACAGGTGGGGCGCGACCTGCACGCGTTGCTCGAACAGACCGCGGCCGGGACCGCCGCGGCCAACGGTTGTACGGCCGAGGTGCACTGGCGCAACTGGTGTCCGCCCTCGGTCAACGACGTGGCGCTGGCGGCGCTCGCCCGCAGGGCGGCGGAAGAAATCGGCGCCGAAGTGATCGCCGGCGAGTCGTGGATGGCTTCCGAAACGTTCGCGCGCTACCGCGAGATTGGTCCCGAAGTGTTGGCTTTCGTGGGCTGCGCCAATCCCGACACGGGCTGCGGCGCGCCCCAGCACAGCGACCAGTTCGACGCCGACGAGGACTGCCTGGCGGTCAGCGCCGCGCTGACGGTGCAGTTCGCGCAGGAGTTCCTGGGCGAGGCTTGA
- a CDS encoding pyridoxal phosphate-dependent aminotransferase: MISERAKNIVPSATIGLSARVEELAAQGVDVIKLNIGEPDFPPPENVCAAAVAAVEARFAKYTAVPGIVELRRAICAKLERDNGVRYAPSGICVSTGAKQALQNALLALCNPGDEVILPTPGWVSYSEMIKLAGARPVFLPCRPETGFALEPEAVREALTPRTKAVLICTPQNPTGAVYAEDSLRDLAALACERDFYLIADEIYEKLIYDDARHFSVASVSEEVRRRTVTVNGFSKAFAMPGWRLGYSAAVGDVAKAIADIQGHMTSAPNGIAQKAALAGLAGPQDAVEAMRAEYQRRRDFACEALRAMPGVELVKPRGAFYLFPKVTAFYGARLGKYRVDSSRDLADYLLEEAKIAVVFGEAFFAPGYLRLSYATSMSQLQEALRRMADALARLRR; this comes from the coding sequence ATGATTTCAGAGCGAGCGAAAAATATCGTCCCTTCGGCCACGATCGGGCTTTCGGCCCGCGTGGAAGAACTGGCCGCGCAGGGCGTCGACGTGATCAAGCTCAACATCGGCGAGCCTGACTTTCCGCCGCCGGAAAACGTCTGCGCCGCCGCCGTCGCGGCCGTGGAAGCGCGCTTTGCGAAGTACACCGCCGTACCCGGCATCGTCGAGCTGAGACGCGCCATCTGCGCTAAACTGGAACGCGACAACGGCGTGCGATACGCGCCCTCCGGGATCTGCGTCAGCACCGGCGCCAAGCAGGCGCTGCAGAACGCGCTCCTGGCGCTCTGCAATCCCGGCGACGAGGTGATCCTGCCCACGCCCGGCTGGGTCAGCTACAGCGAGATGATCAAGCTGGCCGGCGCGAGGCCGGTCTTTTTGCCCTGCCGTCCCGAAACCGGATTCGCCCTCGAACCCGAAGCCGTGCGCGAGGCGCTGACGCCGCGCACCAAAGCCGTGCTCATCTGCACGCCCCAAAACCCCACCGGCGCCGTTTACGCGGAAGATTCCCTGCGCGATCTGGCGGCGCTGGCGTGCGAGCGAGACTTTTACCTGATCGCCGACGAAATTTATGAAAAGCTGATCTACGACGACGCGCGGCATTTCTCCGTGGCTTCCGTCTCGGAAGAAGTCCGCCGCCGCACCGTCACGGTCAACGGCTTCTCCAAGGCCTTCGCCATGCCCGGCTGGCGCCTCGGCTACTCGGCCGCCGTCGGCGACGTGGCCAAGGCCATCGCCGACATCCAGGGGCACATGACTTCAGCCCCCAACGGCATCGCCCAGAAAGCCGCCCTCGCCGGACTGGCCGGCCCGCAGGACGCGGTCGAAGCGATGCGCGCCGAATACCAGCGCCGCCGCGATTTCGCCTGTGAAGCGCTGCGCGCCATGCCTGGCGTGGAGCTGGTCAAACCGCGCGGCGCCTTCTATCTGTTCCCGAAAGTGACGGCGTTCTACGGCGCGCGCCTCGGGAAATACCGCGTCGATTCTTCGCGGGATCTGGCCGACTACCTGCTCGAAGAAGCGAAAATCGCCGTCGTCTTCGGCGAAGCGTTCTTCGCCCCCGGCTATCTGCGCCTGTCCTACGCCACGTCCATGAGCCAGCTCCAGGAAGCCCTGCGCCGCATGGCCGACGCGCTGGCGCGGCTGCGCCGGTAA
- a CDS encoding glycerate kinase — MRVLIAMDSFKGNISGLEASEAVARGVRRGCPWADLKILPIADGGEGTVEAFVRSMRGRTVRGPFTGPLGQPVEAGWGLLPDRGAVVEIAAASGLPLIPLGQRDPLRTTSLGAGEQIRAALDAGCRFIVLGLGGSATNDGGMGILAALGARFLDAADGELTPCGGSLEKVERIDVSRLDPRLAETELLLACDVQNPLCGPSGAAAVYGPQKGATAETVQRLDAGLRRFAAAIERASGRSVLDLPGGGAAGGAGAGLTGLLGAKLVRGVDLLAKVVRLDSEIRRADVIFTGEGRIDHQTAQGKVISGLATRARAAGVPLVALVGCVRGHIGPLMSMGLTAVFPITAGPCTTSQSFQRSREDLERTASQVIRIVRGVLRRQSGRRRPNRPAPKNDGRGDAEQR; from the coding sequence ATGAGAGTTTTGATCGCCATGGATTCGTTCAAGGGGAATATCAGCGGGCTCGAAGCTTCTGAAGCCGTGGCCCGCGGCGTGCGGCGCGGCTGCCCGTGGGCGGATCTGAAGATCCTGCCCATCGCCGACGGCGGCGAAGGCACCGTCGAAGCTTTCGTGCGCTCGATGCGCGGACGGACGGTACGCGGTCCCTTCACGGGGCCGCTGGGGCAGCCTGTTGAAGCGGGCTGGGGGCTTTTGCCGGACCGCGGCGCGGTCGTGGAGATCGCGGCGGCCTCAGGGCTGCCGCTGATCCCTCTCGGTCAGCGCGATCCGCTCCGCACCACTTCGCTGGGAGCGGGCGAACAGATCCGCGCCGCGCTCGACGCGGGCTGCCGTTTCATCGTTCTGGGGCTGGGCGGCAGCGCCACCAACGACGGCGGCATGGGCATCCTCGCCGCGCTGGGAGCCCGTTTTCTCGACGCCGCCGACGGCGAGCTGACGCCCTGCGGCGGATCGCTGGAAAAGGTCGAGCGCATCGACGTGTCGCGCCTCGACCCGCGTCTTGCGGAGACGGAGCTGCTGCTCGCCTGCGACGTGCAGAACCCGCTCTGCGGCCCCAGCGGCGCCGCGGCGGTCTACGGGCCGCAGAAAGGCGCGACGGCGGAGACCGTGCAGCGCCTCGACGCTGGGCTGCGCCGATTTGCGGCCGCGATCGAACGAGCTTCCGGCCGCAGCGTGCTCGACCTGCCCGGCGGCGGCGCGGCTGGCGGCGCGGGCGCGGGATTGACCGGCCTGCTCGGCGCGAAGCTGGTCAGGGGCGTCGACCTGCTGGCCAAAGTCGTCCGCCTCGACAGCGAGATCAGGCGCGCCGACGTGATCTTCACCGGCGAGGGGCGCATCGACCACCAGACGGCGCAGGGCAAGGTGATTTCCGGCCTGGCGACGCGGGCGCGCGCCGCCGGCGTGCCGCTGGTCGCCCTGGTGGGCTGCGTGCGCGGACATATCGGGCCGCTCATGAGCATGGGGCTGACGGCGGTTTTTCCGATCACGGCGGGGCCATGCACCACTTCGCAGTCGTTCCAGCGTTCGCGCGAAGACCTGGAGCGCACGGCCTCGCAGGTGATCCGCATCGTCCGCGGCGTGCTGCGCCGCCAGTCGGGCCGCCGCCGGCCCAACAGGCCCGCGCCGAAAAACGACGGACGCGGCGACGCGGAACAACGATAA
- a CDS encoding ankyrin repeat domain-containing protein, with protein sequence MNKAKMFVASLAVLCLSAGGAAAMTQREFVDLCRDGSPAEITLALRDEKLSPVKAASGVTPLMGAASARGAAASVEKLRLLIDAGAKVNVADGNGMTPLMYAAQFGDSPDAIRFLLSAGANREAQDRRGWTPLAFAAAKNSSVEMVNALVDAGADIDARARDGATPLLLALRGGANRGAVISLLDSGADRKAKDLPGRALNDYFKASRFKGDADIAARLQDAAGQKPLEPARLVQLCRFGSAQRLRSALKAGSDPNAAVDGLTPLMWGARDNRDKNVLSTLIDAGADVNVQDPEGRTALMYAVKNPAAVQTLMNAGARADLFDKNGRSALEYAGEAGVKIDELGGLKAAVENHRARADYENRLGAQKAESEKKIAELTRQLEKERTVHQVTKDAARQAEEEAQAAAEHAAAEKAELAKQIETAQAQIAALTRQLESEKAAHQATKDAAAKAAETAKAELAEAATALAAAKASVAELNGRIEAEKAAADEAAKAAAAESDKELAAAQAQIAALTRQLESEKAAHQAAKDAAAKADETAKAELAEAATALAAAKASVAELNGRIEAEKAAAAKADEAAKAAAAESDKELAAAQAQIAALTRQLESEKAGRQATKDAPLSPAEETKKPLGGLLGLLRRAGSAPKE encoded by the coding sequence ATGAACAAAGCAAAAATGTTCGTCGCTTCGCTGGCCGTCCTCTGCCTGTCCGCCGGCGGCGCGGCGGCGATGACCCAGAGAGAATTCGTCGATCTGTGCCGCGACGGCAGCCCGGCCGAGATCACGCTGGCCCTCCGCGATGAAAAGCTGTCGCCCGTCAAGGCCGCCAGCGGCGTGACGCCTCTGATGGGAGCGGCTTCCGCCCGCGGCGCGGCCGCCTCGGTGGAAAAACTGCGGCTGCTGATCGACGCCGGCGCCAAGGTCAACGTCGCCGACGGCAACGGCATGACCCCGCTGATGTACGCCGCCCAGTTCGGCGACAGCCCCGACGCGATCCGTTTCCTGCTTTCGGCCGGCGCCAACCGCGAGGCCCAAGACCGCCGCGGCTGGACGCCGCTCGCCTTTGCGGCGGCCAAGAACAGCTCCGTCGAAATGGTGAACGCCCTCGTCGACGCCGGGGCCGATATCGACGCCCGCGCCCGCGACGGCGCCACGCCGCTGCTGCTGGCCCTGCGCGGCGGCGCCAACCGCGGGGCCGTGATCTCGCTGCTCGATTCGGGCGCCGACCGCAAGGCGAAAGATCTGCCAGGGCGCGCTCTGAACGACTATTTCAAAGCGAGCCGCTTCAAGGGCGATGCCGATATCGCCGCCCGCCTTCAGGACGCCGCCGGTCAGAAACCCCTTGAGCCTGCGCGCCTCGTCCAGCTGTGCCGCTTCGGCAGCGCCCAACGCCTGCGCTCCGCGTTAAAGGCCGGCAGCGATCCCAACGCCGCCGTCGACGGCCTGACGCCGCTGATGTGGGGCGCCCGGGACAACCGCGATAAAAACGTGCTGAGCACCCTGATCGACGCCGGCGCCGACGTCAACGTCCAGGATCCGGAAGGGCGCACGGCCCTGATGTACGCCGTGAAGAATCCCGCCGCCGTTCAAACTCTGATGAACGCCGGCGCGCGTGCCGATTTGTTCGACAAAAACGGCCGCAGCGCCCTCGAATACGCCGGGGAAGCCGGCGTCAAAATCGACGAGCTGGGCGGACTGAAAGCCGCGGTCGAGAACCACCGCGCCCGGGCGGACTACGAAAACAGACTCGGCGCCCAGAAGGCCGAATCCGAGAAAAAAATCGCCGAGCTGACCCGACAGCTCGAGAAAGAACGGACCGTCCATCAGGTGACGAAGGACGCCGCCCGCCAGGCCGAAGAGGAAGCCCAAGCCGCCGCCGAACACGCCGCCGCCGAGAAGGCCGAACTGGCCAAACAAATTGAGACGGCCCAAGCCCAAATCGCCGCGCTGACCCGGCAGCTCGAATCCGAAAAGGCGGCCCACCAGGCGACGAAAGACGCGGCCGCGAAGGCCGCCGAAACGGCGAAAGCCGAATTGGCCGAAGCCGCTACGGCGCTCGCAGCGGCAAAAGCCTCCGTGGCCGAACTGAACGGACGGATCGAAGCTGAAAAGGCTGCGGCCGACGAAGCCGCGAAAGCCGCCGCGGCCGAGTCCGACAAAGAGCTTGCCGCCGCCCAAGCCCAAATCGCCGCGCTGACCCGGCAGCTCGAATCCGAAAAGGCGGCCCACCAGGCGGCGAAAGACGCGGCCGCGAAGGCCGACGAAACGGCGAAAGCCGAATTGGCCGAAGCCGCTACGGCGCTCGCAGCGGCAAAAGCCTCCGTGGCCGAACTGAACGGACGGATCGAAGCCGAAAAGGCCGCGGCCGCGAAGGCCGACGAAGCCGCGAAAGCCGCCGCGGCCGAGTCCGACAAAGAGCTTGCCGCCGCCCAAGCCCAAATCGCCGCGCTGACCCGGCAGCTCGAATCCGAAAAGGCGGGCCGCCAGGCGACGAAGGATGCCCCGCTTTCCCCCGCCGAAGAAACGAAAAAACCTCTGGGCGGCCTCCTTGGCCTGCTTCGGCGCGCAGGAAGCGCGCCGAAGGAATAG
- a CDS encoding LysE family transporter: MNWFPFLSYVLVSTFTPGPNNISSMSNAGRYGFGASLRYRLGIFCGFFTVQLLAALFSATLLDYIPAAQPYMLALGAAYILWMAWKTLTSRSGGEETSAADNAFLSGVLLQLVNVKVIIFAVTTMSTFVLPYTRSVLTLGLFTLGLAGTAFVSVNCWAAFGAVFSRALRRHERAANAVMALLLAYCALSLYL; this comes from the coding sequence ATGAACTGGTTCCCCTTTCTCAGTTATGTCCTTGTCTCCACCTTCACGCCCGGGCCGAACAACATCTCCTCGATGTCCAACGCCGGCCGCTACGGCTTCGGCGCCTCGCTGCGCTACCGCCTGGGGATCTTCTGCGGCTTCTTCACCGTGCAGCTGCTGGCGGCTTTGTTCAGCGCCACGCTGCTGGATTATATCCCCGCCGCTCAGCCTTACATGCTGGCTCTCGGCGCCGCATACATCCTCTGGATGGCCTGGAAGACGCTGACCAGCCGATCCGGCGGTGAAGAAACGTCCGCCGCCGACAACGCTTTTCTGTCGGGCGTGCTGCTCCAGCTCGTTAACGTCAAAGTAATTATTTTTGCCGTCACCACTATGTCGACTTTTGTGCTGCCCTATACCCGCTCCGTACTGACGCTGGGCCTTTTCACACTCGGACTGGCGGGCACGGCCTTCGTCTCGGTCAACTGCTGGGCCGCTTTCGGCGCCGTGTTCAGCCGCGCCCTGCGCCGCCACGAACGCGCCGCAAACGCCGTCATGGCCCTGCTCCTCGCCTACTGCGCGCTGTCGCTGTATCTGTAG
- a CDS encoding dicarboxylate/amino acid:cation symporter has product MIIGGKKISLTTQVFVAMILGSVAGLVGGKTMVQLGFIGDIWLNCIKMIVVPMVLCTIVTGITSQDSLASLRRVSARIIAYYVVTTVLACAVGLAVATLLQPGKFANFAGMASQQIKGGVDITFAGFLKGLFSTNMIKTFADGNIVQTLVIAILLGVAILRIKDPERKATMKKCFDGFSSMVFSLIGMVMDVSPVGVFFLMGNSFGKYGAGIFTSMAVLVGTYYAACFAHVVFVYGGFLLTFKPHMNPFRFIKESADVWIYTISTCSSIATIPVNIKTAEEKFGIPERVSGFTIPLGSQMNSDGSVLLYACVILFISQMIGQPMSMPQLLNAVFISTILSMGGAGIPGSGIVKLMVVVQSVGLPIEVVGIIAAFYRLFDMGTTTNNCLGDLVGTIIVGTAEKKYNAEKQRA; this is encoded by the coding sequence GTGATTATCGGCGGCAAGAAGATCTCTTTGACGACACAGGTTTTCGTGGCTATGATCCTCGGTTCCGTCGCCGGACTCGTGGGCGGCAAGACCATGGTCCAGCTCGGCTTCATCGGCGACATCTGGCTCAACTGCATCAAGATGATCGTGGTCCCCATGGTGCTCTGCACGATCGTGACCGGCATCACCTCGCAGGACAGCCTCGCCTCGCTGCGCCGCGTCAGCGCGCGCATCATCGCCTATTACGTGGTCACCACCGTGCTGGCCTGCGCGGTCGGCCTGGCCGTGGCGACGCTGCTCCAGCCCGGAAAGTTCGCTAACTTCGCCGGCATGGCCTCGCAGCAGATCAAGGGCGGCGTCGACATCACCTTCGCCGGCTTCCTCAAAGGACTGTTTTCCACCAACATGATCAAGACGTTCGCCGACGGCAACATCGTGCAGACGCTGGTCATCGCCATCCTGCTCGGCGTCGCCATCCTGCGCATCAAAGATCCCGAACGCAAGGCGACGATGAAAAAGTGCTTCGACGGCTTCAGCAGCATGGTCTTCTCGCTGATCGGCATGGTCATGGACGTGTCGCCCGTCGGCGTGTTCTTCCTCATGGGCAACTCCTTCGGCAAGTACGGCGCCGGCATTTTCACCTCCATGGCCGTGCTCGTAGGGACCTACTACGCCGCCTGCTTCGCCCACGTCGTTTTCGTGTACGGCGGCTTCCTCCTGACCTTCAAGCCTCACATGAACCCCTTCCGGTTCATCAAGGAGAGCGCCGACGTGTGGATCTACACCATCTCCACGTGCAGCTCCATCGCCACGATCCCCGTCAACATCAAGACCGCCGAGGAAAAATTCGGCATTCCGGAGCGCGTTTCCGGCTTCACCATCCCCCTCGGCTCGCAGATGAACTCCGACGGCTCCGTGCTGCTCTACGCCTGCGTCATCCTCTTCATCAGCCAGATGATCGGCCAGCCCATGTCGATGCCGCAGCTGCTGAACGCCGTGTTCATCTCCACCATCCTCTCCATGGGCGGCGCGGGGATCCCCGGCAGCGGCATCGTCAAGCTGATGGTCGTCGTCCAGTCCGTGGGACTGCCCATCGAAGTCGTCGGCATCATCGCCGCGTTCTACCGCCTCTTCGACATGGGCACCACGACGAACAACTGTCTCGGCGACCTCGTCGGTACCATTATCGTCGGCACAGCCGAAAAAAAGTACAACGCGGAGAAACAGAGAGCCTAG
- a CDS encoding threonine aldolase family protein — translation MIDLRSDTLTLPDRPMLETILSAPLGDDGRLDAEGRGEDATVNKLEDMAASLTGKEAALFCASGTMGNQAALLTWCRPGDTVLVDELQHLDRSEKTAFEPRFGQMEKAFYKFDADGMPDPADMERTLREKPVKLICVENSHNYTGGTCITPERMAAVRRLADKYGVPVHMDGARVFNAAAYLGVSVKELAQYADTLMFCVSKGLGAPVGSLLCGPKDFIGKAKDTRKLLGGAMRQAGVVAAPAIYALEHNIERLREDNENAAYCASLLTGLKKTLVQKNVQTNIMMLDVKDAGVTPREFCERAREKGLLIRPIINTSVRLVFYKGITRRDAERAAAIIREIDAAL, via the coding sequence ATGATCGATTTAAGAAGCGATACGCTTACGCTCCCGGACCGCCCCATGCTGGAGACGATCCTGTCGGCGCCGTTGGGCGACGACGGACGGCTGGACGCGGAAGGACGCGGCGAAGACGCAACGGTCAACAAACTGGAGGACATGGCGGCCTCTCTCACGGGCAAGGAGGCCGCTCTGTTCTGCGCCTCCGGCACGATGGGCAACCAGGCCGCCCTGCTAACCTGGTGCCGTCCCGGCGACACCGTGCTGGTCGACGAGCTGCAGCACCTCGACCGCAGCGAAAAAACCGCCTTCGAGCCGCGCTTCGGGCAGATGGAAAAAGCTTTTTACAAATTCGACGCCGACGGCATGCCCGACCCGGCCGACATGGAGCGAACGCTCAGGGAAAAACCCGTCAAGCTGATCTGCGTCGAGAACTCCCACAATTACACCGGCGGGACCTGTATCACGCCGGAACGCATGGCCGCCGTCCGCCGCCTGGCCGATAAATACGGCGTGCCGGTCCACATGGACGGCGCGCGCGTTTTCAACGCCGCCGCGTATCTCGGCGTTTCCGTGAAGGAACTGGCCCAATACGCCGACACGCTCATGTTCTGCGTCTCCAAAGGGCTGGGAGCGCCCGTGGGATCCCTTCTCTGCGGGCCGAAAGACTTCATCGGGAAAGCCAAGGACACCCGCAAGCTGCTCGGCGGCGCCATGCGTCAGGCCGGCGTTGTCGCCGCGCCCGCCATCTACGCGCTGGAGCACAATATAGAGCGTCTGAGGGAAGACAACGAAAACGCCGCGTACTGCGCTTCGCTGCTGACCGGGCTGAAAAAGACGCTCGTGCAGAAAAACGTGCAGACCAACATCATGATGCTCGACGTCAAAGACGCCGGCGTCACGCCTCGGGAATTCTGCGAGCGCGCCAGGGAAAAGGGGCTGCTGATCCGCCCCATCATCAACACCTCGGTGCGGCTCGTCTTTTACAAGGGCATCACGCGCCGCGACGCGGAACGGGCCGCGGCTATCATCCGCGAAATCGACGCGGCGCTTTGA
- a CDS encoding LysR family transcriptional regulator codes for MFQYADYIYAVYRERSFSKAADKLFITQPSLSITVKKAEAELGLPIFNRQTVPVTLTPFGVEYIQALEQLRGLERRLREFVEKEGTLQSGRLAVGGSNLGISYFVTERLADFHRRYPQIELQVRNLNTMQAKHLLDSGELDFVITNRPYDGKKYEQKVCYRECLILAVPKSFGVNETLYGKRLAPDELGDAVFSVPAARSVRLDSFTGVPFLLLSNQNYLRQYTDILFRERGVDPPIVLEVEQSAESFNFARLGLGATILSNWLVQRPDCEALYFYKLDSRYAERDAFLSSRRGAYFTSAMKSFERMLLDLEWSEK; via the coding sequence ATGTTTCAGTACGCCGACTATATCTATGCCGTTTACCGCGAACGAAGCTTCAGCAAAGCGGCGGACAAACTGTTCATCACCCAGCCGTCGCTCTCGATCACCGTCAAAAAGGCGGAAGCCGAACTGGGACTGCCCATCTTCAACCGCCAGACCGTGCCCGTGACGCTGACGCCGTTCGGGGTGGAATACATCCAGGCGCTGGAACAGCTGCGCGGACTGGAACGACGGCTGCGCGAGTTCGTCGAGAAAGAAGGGACGCTGCAAAGCGGCCGGCTGGCGGTCGGCGGCAGCAATCTCGGCATCTCCTATTTCGTGACGGAACGTCTGGCGGATTTCCACCGCCGGTATCCGCAGATCGAGCTGCAGGTCCGCAATTTGAATACAATGCAGGCCAAGCATCTGCTCGATTCCGGCGAACTGGACTTCGTGATCACCAACCGTCCTTACGACGGCAAAAAGTACGAGCAGAAAGTGTGCTATCGCGAGTGCCTGATCCTCGCCGTACCGAAATCGTTCGGCGTCAATGAAACGCTTTATGGCAAACGGCTTGCGCCGGACGAACTGGGCGACGCGGTCTTCTCCGTTCCCGCGGCGCGATCGGTGCGTCTGGACTCTTTCACCGGGGTGCCGTTTCTCCTTCTCAGCAATCAGAATTACCTTCGCCAATACACCGACATCCTCTTCCGCGAACGCGGCGTCGATCCGCCGATAGTTCTCGAGGTGGAACAGTCGGCTGAATCCTTCAACTTCGCCCGCCTCGGACTGGGCGCGACGATCCTGAGCAACTGGCTCGTGCAGAGGCCCGATTGCGAGGCGCTGTATTTTTACAAGCTCGACAGCCGCTATGCGGAACGCGACGCCTTCCTCAGCAGCCGCCGCGGCGCCTATTTCACTTCGGCCATGAAGAGCTTCGAGCGGATGCTGCTGGACCTGGAATGGAGCGAAAAATAG
- a CDS encoding ABC transporter permease — protein MGKYILRRLVMSVPVMIGVSIVAFLIMHLTPGDPALLLAGPDATIEDVQLIRDRFGLDDPLPVQYVRFVKGVFDGSLESMKYEVPAIGLIASRLKNTAVLAGAAMLLAVALGVLAGILSAVRRYSWIDYLSTSLALIGVSMPAFWLAIMLVMLFAVELGWLPAAGMGGVRHIVLPSVVLGTGSAGIIARMTRSTMMDVLRQDYVTTARAKGLTERVVVYLHALRNAMIPTVTVIGMQIGSLLTGAVLTESVFAWPGVGRLLVDSILGRDYPVVQATLLVVAFIYVGANLLVDILYAFLDPRIRYE, from the coding sequence ATGGGGAAGTATATTCTTCGCAGGCTTGTGATGTCCGTCCCCGTCATGATCGGCGTCTCCATTGTCGCGTTTCTCATTATGCACCTGACTCCGGGCGATCCGGCACTGCTGCTTGCCGGTCCCGACGCGACGATCGAGGACGTGCAGCTGATCCGTGACCGATTCGGTTTGGACGATCCTCTGCCCGTTCAGTATGTACGGTTTGTCAAGGGAGTTTTCGACGGTTCGCTTGAATCGATGAAATATGAGGTTCCCGCGATCGGCCTGATCGCATCGCGGCTGAAGAACACGGCGGTTCTCGCCGGGGCGGCGATGCTGCTCGCGGTCGCTCTGGGGGTGCTGGCGGGAATTCTCTCGGCGGTGCGGCGGTATTCGTGGATCGATTATCTTTCCACGTCGCTGGCGCTGATCGGCGTTTCGATGCCGGCCTTCTGGCTGGCGATCATGCTGGTCATGCTGTTCGCCGTCGAGCTGGGCTGGCTGCCGGCCGCGGGCATGGGCGGCGTGCGGCACATTGTCCTTCCTTCCGTCGTGCTGGGCACGGGCTCGGCGGGGATCATCGCGCGCATGACCCGTTCGACGATGATGGACGTGCTGCGCCAGGATTACGTCACAACGGCCCGCGCCAAGGGGCTGACGGAGCGCGTCGTCGTGTATCTGCACGCGCTGCGCAACGCCATGATCCCCACGGTGACCGTGATCGGCATGCAGATCGGCTCGCTGCTGACGGGGGCCGTTCTCACCGAATCGGTCTTCGCCTGGCCGGGGGTGGGGCGCCTGCTGGTCGATTCGATTCTGGGGCGCGACTATCCCGTGGTGCAGGCGACGCTGCTGGTGGTGGCTTTTATCTACGTAGGGGCCAATCTTCTGGTCGACATCCTCTACGCTTTTCTCGATCCGAGGATCCGCTATGAATAG